The Oceanispirochaeta sp. genome includes the window TGCCTTTCTATCTCCCCGGGATGATGAGATTCTCCTGGGAAATATATCCTGCGACATGATAAGGCCCCGAGATCAGGAGTTCTTGAGTCCCCCGATAAGACAAGGATTTGACCTTCATCAGAGAATAGACAAGGCTGCAGACGGACACGAGGGGTTTAAGTTCATCAGGGCAACTCTCAATACGAAGGGTCTTCCCTATGCGGGTGTTCTGGTAGACGTCATCTGTGATCATTATCTTGCCAGGTTCTGGGAAGACTATTCATCCGAAAGGCTGAGTGATTTTTCACAGCGGATATACAGGGTTCTCCTGGAAAAAGCATCCCCCCTCCCGGGACACTTTCCCCGCCTGGCCGCCCATCTGCGGAAGGA containing:
- a CDS encoding ACP phosphodiesterase → MSSNLASINSNIDRVALKSYPFFMNYLAHAFLSPRDDEILLGNISCDMIRPRDQEFLSPPIRQGFDLHQRIDKAADGHEGFKFIRATLNTKGLPYAGVLVDVICDHYLARFWEDYSSERLSDFSQRIYRVLLEKASPLPGHFPRLAAHLRKEDWFGQFRSLEGLETALSRLNYRSSREIPVTMIMDV